The region CTGACGATCTGGCCGCCGAGGCCATGCGCCGCATCTGCACACTCAATCACCGCAGACAGTTGCGGGTAGCCGACGCCGGTTTTGACACGTGTAGTGCAAACAGAACCGGGACCAATACCGACTTTGACGATATCTGCGCCAGAGAGAATCAACTCCTCGACCATTTCACCGGTCACCACATTACCCGCGCAGATGGTTTTGTCTGGGAAACTTTCACGCACTCGTTGCAGGAACTCAACAAAGTGCTCGGAGTAACCATTGGCAACATCAATGCAGATGAAATTGAGCTGTGACGATAGGGCGAGAATCGCGGTGAGTTTACTGAAATCGGCTTCGGAGGTACCGGATGACACCATCACATGCCCGAGCACTGCGGCCGGTACGCGCTGGATAAATGCCTGCCAGGCTTCCACGCTGTAGTGTTTATGCACTGCAGTCAGAACATTGAAGCCCGCCAGCGCTTCGGCCATGGTGAATGTGCCCACGGTGTCCATATTGGCGGCAATCACCGGAACGCCGGTCCAGTTCAGACCTGAATGCTTGAAAGTGTAGGTGCGTTCGAGTTCAACCTCAGAACGGCTTTTCAGGGTGGAGCGTTTGGGGCGGATCAAAACATCTTTAAAGCCCAGTTTTAAATCTTCTTCAATACGCATAGCTGAGTGTCCTGGTTAGTGACGACGAACCGCAGTTCGGGTAGCGCTCACGGCTCCAGTGTCGTTATCATACGCGCCATTCGTTCCGCGACAAGACTGCGAATTTCACTTTATTTAAGCTACAATCCCTTAAATTTAGCTGAGAAAATTGATTGTGATCATGCTCTCATCTTATTGCGGCTGATGGTCGCCCAATGAAGACAATTTTGAGAGAACGCTATGCCTTTTACCGTTGCGCTCACCGGAGGAATTGGCAGTGGTAAAAGCACCATTGCCAATGCTTTCGCCGCGCTAGGCGTTGATATTATTGATGCTGATGTGATTGCACGAGAAGTGGTTGAACCTGGTTCACCCGCCCTGCAGGCGATCGTTAAACGCCATGGTGAGTCAATATTGACCGCCGAAGGAGCGTTGTATCGGGCACGGCTGCGCGAGATTATTTTTCAGCAGCCGAAAGAAAAAAACTGGCTAAATCAGCTGCTTCATCCTCTTATCAATGCCCGTACGCAGCAGCTAAAATTATTGGCAACGTCACCCTATGTGTTATGGGTGGTGCCACTATTGGTCGAAAACGGGTTACAGCATCAGGCTGACCGGGTTCTGGTGGTTGATGTGGATGAAGCTACGCAGTTGCGGCGTACTCAGCAGCGTGATGGCATCACACTTAGCCAGGCAAAAAATATTCTTGCCGCACAGGCCAGCCGCGAGCAGCGTCTGGCCTGTGCGGATGACATCATCGATAACAGTGGTACGCCCGAGCAGGCGTTGCCGCGCGTTGCTGAACTTCACCAGCGTTATTTACGCCTGGCAGCAACCGGACAGGATTAACATCATGAGTACAGTCGTTCTGTTTGAACACCCGCTGAATGAGAAGATGCGCACCTGGCTGCGCGTGGAGTCATTACTTAACCAACTGCATGAAACGGTGCCTGTGGTGAATTCCGTCTCTGCATTAGGGGTATTTCGCATCATTGGTGATCTGTTAGATATCTTTGAGCGCGGTGATATGCGTACCGAGCTATTGAAAGAGCTGGAGCGCCAGCAGCAGAAACTTCGCGCCTGGCTTGATGTGCCAGGTGTGGACGAACACACCGTCAGCAGCCTGCGTGATCGATTAAAACAGCAATCCAGCGAGCTGAATGCGGCACCACGTATGGGTCAGCAGTTGCGCGAAGATCGGTTGATTGGATTGGTACGCCAGCGATTGAGCATTCCTGGTGGCTGCTGCAGTTTTGATTTGCCGAGCCTGCATATCTGGCTGCACCAGCAGCAGTCCCAGCGGGATTCACAGGTTAACGGCTGGCTGGCGTCACTGGTTCCTCTGCGCAATAGTCTGACCATGATCCTCGATCTGGTGCGTCAGTCAGGCGTATTTCGCCATCAAACCAGCCTGAACGGTTTTTACCAGGATAATGCCGAAGGTTCGGATTTGTTGCGTCTCCAGCTCACCCTCGAAGATGCGCTGTACCCGCAGGTTTCAGGCCATAAAAGCCGTTATGCCATTCGATTCCTGCCACTGGACAGCGAGCGCGGTGAAGTGCCAGCCCGATTGAATTTTGAATTAGCGTGTTGTTGAGGTTGTTATGCAGGAAGAGATGATTACCGTACCTTGTCCCAACTGCGGTAAAGATGTGATGTGGGATGAACTGAGTCCGTGGCGCCCGTTCTGCAGCAAGCGCTGCCAGCTGATTGATTTGGGCGAATGGGCCGCTGAAGAGAAGCGTATTCCCAGCGATAGCGATCTGACCGACAGCGATGACTGGAGCGAAGAACAGCATTAATAAGAGATAAGGGGCTTACGCCCCTTCGCTTAAATTTCGTCAGCCACCAGGCGAGCGATAAGTTCGTGGTTGGCAGGAGGAAACTCTTCCGCGACTAAATCACGCTGTTCCACCCAACGCTGAGGCTGTCCTTCACGGCCGTACGGCTCACCGTTCCATCCTTCCACCAGGAAGAAGTGCAATGTGACGCGCAGATCGTCATAGCTATGATCGGCCAGACCAATCGCCTTCGCGGCTGTCACCTCAATGCCGGTCTCTTCCATCAACTCGCGTTTTAACGCTTGTTCAGCGGTTTCATCCTGTTCAATTTTTCCGCCAGGAAACTCCCATTTATTCGCCATGTAGGAGCTTGCCGCACGCTGGGCAAGGAAGATCTGACGGCTGGCATTGCGAATGATGCCCACTGCGACTTGCAGGTGTTTCATAAGCTGAATTCCGCTTTTAATTAATGAACGCTGATAGTAATGCAGTCGCCAGGCAATGTTAACTCTGTGGCGACGGCCAAAAGAAAAAGGAGCCCGAAGGCTCCTCGTTTATCAGGCCAGGCGGCCATGACACTGTTTGTATTTCTTACCGGAACCGCATGGGCACAAATCGTTGCGCCCTACTTTGCGCTCCCCACCCTGCGCAGCCAGCGCGGCGGCCGCAGCGGTTTCGTCATCAACGTGGCTCAGCTGTTGCTGCTGTGCCAGACGCTCAGCCTCTTCACGGCGTTGCTGTTCCATCGCTTCGACTTCCTCCGGCATGCGCACCTGTACTTTGCTCAGGGTGCTGATCACTTCATACTTCAGTGACTCCA is a window of Pantoea rwandensis DNA encoding:
- the mutT gene encoding 8-oxo-dGTP diphosphatase MutT; protein product: MKHLQVAVGIIRNASRQIFLAQRAASSYMANKWEFPGGKIEQDETAEQALKRELMEETGIEVTAAKAIGLADHSYDDLRVTLHFFLVEGWNGEPYGREGQPQRWVEQRDLVAEEFPPANHELIARLVADEI
- the coaE gene encoding dephospho-CoA kinase (Dephospho-CoA kinase (CoaE) performs the final step in coenzyme A biosynthesis.), coding for MPFTVALTGGIGSGKSTIANAFAALGVDIIDADVIAREVVEPGSPALQAIVKRHGESILTAEGALYRARLREIIFQQPKEKNWLNQLLHPLINARTQQLKLLATSPYVLWVVPLLVENGLQHQADRVLVVDVDEATQLRRTQQRDGITLSQAKNILAAQASREQRLACADDIIDNSGTPEQALPRVAELHQRYLRLAATGQD
- the zapD gene encoding cell division protein ZapD, which codes for MSTVVLFEHPLNEKMRTWLRVESLLNQLHETVPVVNSVSALGVFRIIGDLLDIFERGDMRTELLKELERQQQKLRAWLDVPGVDEHTVSSLRDRLKQQSSELNAAPRMGQQLREDRLIGLVRQRLSIPGGCCSFDLPSLHIWLHQQQSQRDSQVNGWLASLVPLRNSLTMILDLVRQSGVFRHQTSLNGFYQDNAEGSDLLRLQLTLEDALYPQVSGHKSRYAIRFLPLDSERGEVPARLNFELACC
- a CDS encoding GMP reductase, encoding MRIEEDLKLGFKDVLIRPKRSTLKSRSEVELERTYTFKHSGLNWTGVPVIAANMDTVGTFTMAEALAGFNVLTAVHKHYSVEAWQAFIQRVPAAVLGHVMVSSGTSEADFSKLTAILALSSQLNFICIDVANGYSEHFVEFLQRVRESFPDKTICAGNVVTGEMVEELILSGADIVKVGIGPGSVCTTRVKTGVGYPQLSAVIECADAAHGLGGQIVSDGGCSVPGDIAKAFGGGADFVMLGGMLAAHDECEGNVVEEQGEQFMLFYGMSSESAMKRHVGGVAQYRAAEGKTVRLPLRGPVEETVKDILGGLRSACTYVGAARLKELTKRTTFIRVAEQENRVFTR
- the yacG gene encoding DNA gyrase inhibitor YacG, which translates into the protein MQEEMITVPCPNCGKDVMWDELSPWRPFCSKRCQLIDLGEWAAEEKRIPSDSDLTDSDDWSEEQH